Below is a window of Cetobacterium somerae ATCC BAA-474 DNA.
AGCTATATAACTATGGATAAAATAGGAAGAGGAGGAGTGAAAACTATTTTTTTAATAATTACTCTTTACATTTTACTCCCAGGAGTGGTAACATACCTAATATCAATTTTTCTTAGAAAAAGAGAATTTATAAAAGATGGGGATATGAAAATAGAAAATTAAGATATAAGGGGAGTGGTAAAATGCTAGGAGTAATAGTGAATACCTTAGCTGTAATTATCGGTAGTTTTGTAGGTTTAATTTTTAAAAGTAAAATTTCAGAAAAGTTTACAAGCTCTATTATGATAGGAATTGGGTTATGTACTCTATCAATAGGAATCTCTGGAACTTTGAAAGGTGAAAATCCATTGGTTTTAATAGGATCAATTATCCTAGGGGTAATTATAGGAGAGGGAATTGATTTAAATGAAAAAATCCAAAATATTGGAGAGTATTTTGAAAGAAAAGTAAAAAAGAATGAAAACTCTAAAGTGTCTGTAACTCAAGGATTCGTTACGGGAAGTCTTCTCTTTTGTATAGGAGCTATGACTATTGTTGGTTCACTAAATGCTGGATTAACAGGTGATAACCAAATGCTTTTTACAAAATCATTTTTAGATTTAATTTCATCGATAATGTTAGCAGCAACTTTAGGAATAGGAGTGTTATTTTCTTCAATATTTGTTTTTCTTTTTCAAGGATTGTTAGTAGTTTTAGCACAATATTTAGAACCTATTTTAACACAAAATACAATATCAGAGATAACAAGTGTAGGGTCACTACTAATAATAGCATTGGGATTAAACATAATTGGAATAACAAAAATAAAGGTGGCAAATTATCTTCCTGCAATATTAATTGTTCCAATATTAACATTTTTTATAAGAATAATTGGATTTTAAGCAAAGAGCTTTATCTATAAAATTTAGATAAAGTTTTTTTTATACAGCAAAATAAAAAATATTTGCAAAAAATAAAAAAATAAAAAAATATTTGCAAAAAATAAAATAAAGATGTATAATCTTTTTAAATTTTTAATAGGGGGTAAAAAGAATGGTCCTATATATTTTAAAAAGAATTTTAACAACAATTTTTACACTTTTCTTAGTTATCACATTAACATTTTTTTTAATGAGACTCATGCCTGGAGGCCCTTTTGATGGGGAAAAGAACATACCTCCAAAAATCAAAGTAAAATTAGAAGAGAAATTTGGATTAGATAAACCCTTAGGTGAGCAGTATGTAGCATACATAAAAGATTTATCAAGGGGAGATCTAGGGCCAAGTATGAAAAGAGAGGGAAGAACAGTAAACTGGATAATTGGTTATTCCTTTCCAACATCTGCAAAATTAGGTCTAGTAGCAGTATCATTATCTCTGGTTATAGGAATAGCTTTGGGAATACTAGCAGCACTAAACTTTAACAAGTGGCCAGATTCACTATGTATGTTACTATCCACATTTGGTGTAACTATTCCAAGCTTTGTAATAGGAGTTTTCTTAATGTATATTTTTGGAGTAAAATTAAAAC
It encodes the following:
- a CDS encoding DUF554 domain-containing protein; amino-acid sequence: MLGVIVNTLAVIIGSFVGLIFKSKISEKFTSSIMIGIGLCTLSIGISGTLKGENPLVLIGSIILGVIIGEGIDLNEKIQNIGEYFERKVKKNENSKVSVTQGFVTGSLLFCIGAMTIVGSLNAGLTGDNQMLFTKSFLDLISSIMLAATLGIGVLFSSIFVFLFQGLLVVLAQYLEPILTQNTISEITSVGSLLIIALGLNIIGITKIKVANYLPAILIVPILTFFIRIIGF
- a CDS encoding ABC transporter permease; amino-acid sequence: MVLYILKRILTTIFTLFLVITLTFFLMRLMPGGPFDGEKNIPPKIKVKLEEKFGLDKPLGEQYVAYIKDLSRGDLGPSMKREGRTVNWIIGYSFPTSAKLGLVAVSLSLVIGIALGILAALNFNKWPDSLCMLLSTFGVTIPSFVIGVFLMYIFGVKLKLFPIVGLKSWQSYILPSVALSGYSIAFIARLTRSKLIEVMKSDYIRTARAKGLSRGRIIIRHALRNTLIPIVTYLGPLVAGILTGSFVIEKIFAIPGLGSEFVTTITNRDYTVILGVTIFYSAFLMICNLIVDLLYVVIDPRIKLDK